The DNA window GCCGCAACAAGTCACTAAGCCTACACATTCGCAAGCTCCAGcaattctgagttgaagcTAATgtggtggcacatcccaagcggattgattacgtcagacactttacacTTTATCCACCTTAAACCCGAATAGAAAACACCGCAGAACCTCTTTCATAACTTTCCAGCTCTAAAAAAGACGCATACTGTGTTCAACGTGCTGCAGAAAACTACTCcttatggcaaaaaaaaacctggttaaaaaaagtgatcttTAAAATTGTGAAAGTGATGGGAAGAATGTGAGGAAGTCGTGAGCTGCGAGAGGTGTGGGAAGATCAGAAACCGAGAAGAGACACTAAGACAGCATTGCGGCAAACCATAGTGGTGTGCATTTGTCATCAACACTGCCAGAGTGGCGGTCGGTGCAGCTACTCTGCCAATTTGGAGTGAGCACTTCAACGCCGTGCTAAACTGATGAGCGCTATCAGCTCCTGAAGTCCGGTCATGTTCAAAGACCGTCATACGCAGTCACGTAAGAACCTCCGACAGACTGCGTAAGATTCGTGTGCTCGAAATCAAGCGCGGTGCTCGAGGGAAGGAAGGGTCTCTAAGTCCTCAAGGCTTACAACGTCTCCGAATGGCGTTTCCCTTTGTGCCCAAATATAGttaaaattttcttgcttctttagttttggaaaaatttcacataatGCTGTGGTGCTGAACGACGCGCAAAATAATATAACGAGAAATCTTCGCCCGCACTATGATTGCCAGTTTACACCACAGTGGATGTCAATACCGTCTTAAgacgaagaagaaatggagaagCAAAGAGATATTGGCGCTATAGAATAGCAAGAGCAATGACGAGCTACACAAATTAGAATGGCACCATCAGGACTACCGGAATAGACTTTCTAGACCGACGCTTTCAAGCTTTCGATCGGTCATCGTATCCGACGGCAGCTCTGCACGTGAAGTTATCGCTCATGTAAACTTTGCAGCGCTGATGTGGCAATCTGCTACCTTAAACGTGACAGGAGTGTGCCCGACCATCACAACTTGAAGTTAGGTGGGACCATTCGACTGCAGCGGCGAAGGCTGATAAACGAGTAAGGAAGTTGAATGTCTTCACAAATTCGTGGAAATGAAGATGCTATTGTGGACGGTTGGTATTACTCGCCTTCAGTACATCTGCAACGACGTTATCAAGCAGTGGATAGGTATGGGTCCAATCACCGAGCAGATGCATGTAACTTGTCCCCGATGGTGCAGTGACAAcaatagtcggatcaaaactgACTGGGGTACAATGCAGTCGTGTAAGTGGCCGCGCTGGAATTGGCGcagtggagcatagcggtttgAACCGGGGTaaactgcagtgatgggtggtgccagaaAGCGTCCCCTGGATTCCTACCGCTATGCTACAGCGCTCCGGTTCGAGCACAGAGGCGTGCAACGcacttcatttcgttttaatCCTACTACCCACTCACTATCTGTAAGATAGACATAGATCCAGATGTACTGTGCAGGCGACGAATAGACGCATTTATGCGATTCACTCTTACATGAAACTTGTTCACTTCCTCCTTCCTAGAAACTGCTCAAGTCGAAGAAAAATGCTCATTTTGCTTCTGATctgaattttgatttatttgggTACTTTTCAGCAGAGAAACTTTGTCGGGGTTTCTTCGAAGTGGGGAATCTGTTTCTTCAGGAGTCAAGATCTTCAACTAATAGAAGCTTTTCTAGATATAAAGAGTGCGAATGATGCAGTGGATGTTTCGCAAAGTATCCTAATACTTTGTTTCCTCAAGCAATCAATATCCACAATTTGTTTGTTCTCCATATAGTAACTATTCTTCTTTAAGGAGACTTCTGCATTTCAACGAATGCACTAAACAGCTATGTGTTTTCAATCAAGTCAGACGGACAAAAGACATTCCATCTAACATTGGAAACATTGGGGTAATTACCTTCATGTTATGTgctgtgcttcatgttgctTACGGAACAaataagtgataataataaataataattttagacGGGGATTTCGCATCCGTGGCATGCTATTTGCTACTGGCGCTACGATTGGGGAACTCATATATAACATCAGAGACTCATCAGTGAGTTACTGATCGACTCATCTTTGGTAAAATTCTTGCTCGGTATTGTGTGTCATAACTTTTCATAACTTTCAAAAGTGTTCCGTTAAGCTGGATGTCTTATCTGGTGTTCTGGGCTGTCACGTCTACCCGAGACGTCTGATCACGAAACGAATTCTTCCCTCTTTCCAAATTTATGGAGAAGATTGCATTGTAAGCAAAAGGTTGACCCATGAGGATTTAGATTTCAGAGTAAGCTTGAAAATCTTTCTTAACAACTGGCTGAAAGTTAAAATGATCTCCGATTACACATTGACCCAGCGAATCGaccactgcgctacatcctTCTCAGTAGGCAGACTTcatgaataaaatattgttgtaagaaaaaatacgtTCTCCATAAACTGAATCCATGTTTCAGTACTCTCATGCCAATATAATAATCGATCAGAAATTCATTAATgtcattttaaaagaaaataagagacTGAACGAAACGAACTGGCAAATGCACATGTACGATGTGAGTATAAACTTTCGATAATGGTTACGACTCCTGAAATTCCACAGAAGAATTAagacagtgaaaaaaaagactgaaatgACGATTTGAGGAACTCAGAGTGAGCTATCTTGCAAAAGAGCTGCATTTGCCTGTGAGGATAATACTGGGGCTAATAAGAGCAAGAAATGAGCAGTACATCATCTACGAGTGAGTACTAAACGATGGAAAAGTAGAGAGAGACGTAACGTCAGAAACTCATAAGACATCATGTAATATTGTAGTAACAACCCCGGATGTGATTTTTCTCGGTTCATGGAGGAGAATGCGGACAGATTCGATTGTGGCGTAAAAATCAAGGTTAAAGTTAACGAATTTTCTTGTGAAGAGCGAGGAGAACAAGCATTGAATTCAGATATGCAGAGCTTTGGCGAGTGTAATGTCGGAGTTATTTAATGCTGATATTTATTGTGGCACCgtgaaaatggagaatttcTTCGTCTATTACGTGGTAAGGGGTAATTTCACGAAAACTTTCGTCAACATTTCTCCAACACTCGCTGCTATGTCTAGCATTAGGGAACTTATCGGAGGGGTAAAATATCGTTCCTGAAGAGTCAGATACAGTAGTATGGATAGTACAGTAATATCAATCACTCAATAGAAAGATTTACGTGTAAAAATGAGTAATTATTAGTGCAGTAATCAGtaaacttttgatttttttgtagagGTCAGTGCAAATGCTAAGGTGAATAAATTTCAATGGTTGACTTGTATGTTTTGCATAATGAAGATTCAAAATAAGGAATCCATTTTTATCCTGTCTGAGGCATTGTTGAAGCCACCTTTTTCAGGATGCAGTGCCGTGCGGTCAAATTCAAATAGTGTTCGCTGAAGGAAGAGATCTTACGCCAGTCGAGTGAGTGTGGTATAGTTTCTAACCAACTTCGGAGTTGTGATACTATTGGTAGTTCGGGAAAGTCTTGGAccagagattttttaaaatcccaCAAATAACTTTACGATCAAAATTCAGCAGTATATTCGCCATAGACATCTTCAACCTTCGCCCATCTGTTAGCCCATTCCCTGCGCATAGAATTCAGAGGCTGCAACAGGAAGAAGTTGTCAACTGCTTTGTTGAAgcccttttttttgtcaaatttctCGTGCGGCCCGACAAAACGGCGGGTGGACAAACGGATAAACCCGAGctcctccatttttttccgagtGTCTGAAGCAACGTGAGAAAGTTGTTGTTAACTTATCATGTTTTGCAAATTAACAGAAGACGCACTCCTTCATGTACTCACAtatgaaaatctttgaaaacatCCTACAAGGTTCTCGCACTTGCTTGAGCATTGGAACCTGAGATTTCTGTTCCTTGAATTTCTGGTGCAAGGCTTCGAGGACAATTTATCAATCTAAGACATTTAGTGAAAAAACTGACTTCTAGTGTCGACACTGAAGCTTAGGGCGGTTTGTTATTCAGTGAATCCAGCTGGATTCTCATAATAATACGTTGCTTCTGTGAAACTCCTCCAAACTCCCTCTTATCAACGCCATTCAAAAGGCCTAGCTGCAAATACTGTTTTCGTTAGCTAAATATGTCATTTTCAGTCAATTAAGACCAGTTGATAGCGGTGATTTCACACGTATGGCACCTGAAGTGACATGGACGCGGATATTAACCCCTGAAGCGGGAGTGTTCAGTATGGGACTACTGCTACGTGAAGTTCTTGAATTTGGCCCCAGGCTATCTTCTAAAGGTTCTCGTCTCTTGTAAACAACAAATAGGACCTGAATAATTCTAGCAAATAATTTAGATCCAAACTTTGAACTGGTGACTAGAGTTGAAGCACTCATTCGGAAATGTATGCATTCAAGGCCGTCAGAGCGACCAAGTGTACACGGGATCTTTATTGAGTTGGATTCAATCGCTAGTTTCATTAAGCAAACAAGACATCATTTTTGGCAACCCGTCTGAGAAAGGAAAATGTTCTACAGTAGACACTATTTCGGAAAACATGATTTCCTTTACCGAAAATTTGTCACCTGTTTAACGTAGTATTATTAACTGCGTTTAAAAATAATCTTCTTCAATTTAGCATAGTAAAATATGTGTTCTCTTGAGtgattctcttccttttttgaattactAATTCAGTATTTGTTTAATAATCATATTCTGTCATTCCCTGTTCTCTTATCTTCCAGTTCATTTCATCAGCTAAAATTAACAATCGGCAAACACTGCTGTGAACAGCAGGTAGGCAgttttttcctaagaaaagATCTGTTATCATCAACAAACCATCAAAAATTTACCATATGGCAACTCAGTGGTCCATTCGCTATGGCAGAACCTAcatatctattatttttgcaaactaAACACCAAGCGATAGCAACTGGTGACCCTTTCCACTTGCTTCAGCTCCTGTCTATTTTATATCGTCGGTCTGAACCTTGTTTGATTACTGTAGGAGATATTTCCTTAATCCGCTGCTCATCGATATTTACCTGTGCTTTAAAACGAAAGATGAAAAACACTATGCTCAGAAATTAATGCGTTTCATTCTCTTACTTTAACTTGGATTTAATTCGGCCGATTCAAATACTGCTACCTTTTAGCAATTCCATTcacaaatattatttaaaaagtGGATAGTGATCAATcaggaatgaaaaattaattttcaacaTAGAAATCTGTCAGTGCCCTTTCTTCCTCAATCCGCTGCACACCGACTAGCTTATGCTCATAAATAcgtcccatcatgatgtatAGTAACGCGCTTGGTCCCTATGTTTGTCTGCGCGTCACGAAACCTCAAAAAGGGTGAGAGACGGTCCAACGTCGTCAAATTGGTGCGTCGGCGTCGAAATGCGGTAAAATTGTGTGACACGGTGTTGTGaagcggtaaaatggggtggtacggctCCAACGGCGTAGGATTGGTGTGCCTAATCCAGTAGTATCGCGCAATAACTTTATAACAACGTGTGCATGTCacaaaaggtaaatgagacTTGCAAACGTTTCATATCCAAGGCCACTGCACGTGTTGCGTGGCACCTTTGTGGGTCCTccgtgtgcctatttccttcttctttcgccacaattttgtagcatgccgttctcagaaaatgaaaacatgcatgcaaacggctgctcaaatagtagcggacagtttacatgatttgACGTGGCACGTTACGTTATTttacgttaaaacatcattttgtgataactgttgggagaaaacaggaaagacacccatacttcgagtgaTATTTTCGAACtgtgtatatattatattcgtaTCGATGaattgtttgaagctgaagtttgagtgttctcgaaatgtagaaatgacgcgtacaaaaagaaagctatgaaatctttcgcctaaatttatgaagaaaaagaagaaatagttgTTGGAAAAACACACatttaatttcacagaaaattttaCTACTACTAACTTTCACtgattagtgaaggcgagcgaagcgaacaccgcAGAAAATCCGAATTCTGGCTTTAGCTAGACGTTCAAACTGGTTCAACATAGGTTGCACAGTAAGCTTTCAAAACAATCTATCAGGAATTATTTATAAGTGAAGTTTCATTGCctaaaaatacaaacaaagaAGACTGTCCAAGGATAACATACAAAGAAGTTCCCAGacatcaaataaacaaaactatTTAAAATGTAAGCGAAAACTCCTGGATGCATATTTCACATCTGCAACTCCTACCTTTAGCTCTTCTCAACGTCAATTTCTACATGACCCACTATTACCCATCGTAAATGATTAGAATGTACCTTTAGAATCAGTGCACTTAATGTCATATCATTCACACGAATCACCAAATCACCGTATGAGGAGAAATTACCTAGCAGTACTTCATTGTCGTGGAGATCCCGTGCATACATTCTTGTGTCGGGAGCAAATGTATCAGATGACGCGGGACTAATGCCACTAATCATCTGAATGCCTAAAAATCGAGAATATCAATGTAAATGTCGGCTTTTTAAGATATTCATAAGTTCGAAGTTTCTGGTCCCATCGAAAGTTCCACAGAAAAGTGTTGAGCGACGCGTGGTATTAATCTCCAGCACTTCATCTACCGTAAACACCATGTTTCCAATTCACGAAGTCTTAATAGGGAAACGCAAATGGTCTCTTGGAGTAAAAACCTTGTCCTGAGATCAAATGTGAATTGGTTTTTGTGCGTTTTTACTACAGTATCGTATGGTACAGGTAAGTAAGTATCAGCGAGtttaaagaatttcttctgtCTTAAAAGTACACCATAAGTCCACAAATCAACCAACCCCTCCCCCCAGAAAGAAAGCTTATTTTCTAGTTCTTTACTTAGTAAAACAGTTCTAGGATTTTCTAAGGCAACTCAACAACTATATGCgatttactcttttttctattgacAACTACTTGAGTATATTCACTACAAACTccaacatgttttttttttaaaggatctgTCAGCTTATTGACAGAGGCTGCATATAAGCGCACCTGTCACTCTGGTTGGTTTTTCGAATTCTATGACAATGTTGCTTCCTTGCAGTACCTTAGTGAACCACATGAATGAGAACCTCTCATAGCCGCTTTGTGCGGTGTATCTAGTATAGGTTGGCATAGAGGTCGCAATTCTTGCAGCTGGATTACTTCGTTTGATCTGTAACACACAACTATGTAAATTACTTAAAGCATCTAGCACCTGAATATTACAGTCAGTGTATTATGTAGCTAAAGGTACGGGAACCCTGAGGAAACCTTAGAGTTAGGGTGTAGATTAAGATTTGAGCGTATTTCCACTCACCTTCTCctaattgtcctaaaaaaacgaaCGCGCCACAACTGTGCAGTCGCCGCATGCACGCGCGCGACGTCGAAAGCAAGCTTTCTTCGGCGATCTCTTtgagtaaaaccaatgaatagcaTGCTGAGAAGACCGGAGCGTGAAGAAGGAGCGTTTTCTAACaaacctcgtaggaacaaagcCCATTCCCATGCTGTTATTCTACTTctgttctattctattctgttGTTACCTGAGCTATGCGATTTCTCTGGGGTTCCCGtatcacgtcaatttcgtgatataaAGGGTAatgtggataaagtgtctggcgttaatcaatcacCTTGGGGTGCGCCACCActttcgcttcaattcaggattGTGTGAGGTTCACAAAAGTGTAAatggcctatataatgacttgcgggggctgcccgatgtgtgaagtcagtgttttcatactcacagacaagtctggtaccaatttatcgatcccggagggatgaaaggcttggtgagcactagggctggctcgaacctccgatcaatcgtggAGGCAGCGGAAcatctaaccgctacactgcaTCCGCTCTTATTAAAcgaccagcctgaacgtctggctaaagccggacaacaggctttttttgctgttcgcttcgctcgccttcaccttcaataagaaataacagtaacgacatttttgtaaaatcagaattgcttttttccatcaacgattttttcaatttttttcaaccctAAAAtgtaagcatagatgaaagattttctctaAGCTCGTCAGTGCAATATTtaaagaacattcaaacttgattttacatctatgcttctctcaaatctccacaatttggaaacattattcaaagtatgagtttcctccgttctcaactattagcaaggAACGATGTgcaaacatgaaatgacgtgaatatcactatcgtagtgataaaaataacgttctacgtcagatcgcgtaaactgttggctgcTATGCATTGTATTTGATCAGCAGTTCGCAcatgtgtttcctctttttgaagaaaggatgttagcagcatccgGAGACATGCTAGGAAATAAATATGCGAAGGGAtaatagaaacccattctaccgccttgggatcccgcgcaccaatccgacgcagtgaaACCCTTCGCTCCTCAccctatagctttctggcacagGGGCAACATTCCGACcccatgggacccgtcgcaccccattttacagctatctggctccgtgGCACGACTTCGACGTCGTAGGACTCATCTCAAACAATTCTACCGCGTTGAGGCTCCAGCGCAACAAACCTACGTCATGGTattcgtctccctctctttttcgaatttcttgactgacacacacacacacacacacacacacacacacacacacacacacacacacacacacacacacacacacacacacacacacacacacacacacacacacacacatacacatgcacatacacatacacatacatacacacacgcatacacacatacatacacacacatacatacacacacgcatacacacatacatacatacacacacacacacacacacacacacacacacacacacacacacacacacacacacacacacacacacacacacacacacacacacacacacacacggtcTAAGCGCATTACTATATAGCATGCTATGTAACGTTTTGTCCCTCTTACTGCTCAGTGCAATTTTAAgtctgagaaaaaaacgaccaCGACTTATCCCTTAACCCAGCAGTTGAATATAGTTTATGGGAAAACTTTTAAAGAAGATTGGTGACGAAATACGAAATACTTTGGAAATCTAAGAGCTAGAGCCCGAAATGGCTTTTTAAGGTCTCAGTTTGTTTGACAAAGCAATTTCCATCATTCACATGAATGTTCGAGGCATTTAAAGCCTCCTTGTGAAAGGAAAGAGTCAATATTACATAAGTGATACACCAACGCTGATTCCatgcagagtttttttttattttgtttgattgATGTATTTAGGGTCTTCACTTTACTGAAATCACAACTGCTAGCCACACAATCGTATAATGCAAAAGATTATGTTAGAATGAGAAATTACTGCAATGCACTCCTACCTTTAATGCtgctttctcaaaaaatttttctttcaatttctgttCTTTCCCATGGAGTGATGATATCTTGCCAATATGTTGAAATTGGCTTGGAAAGACCATTATTCGACTTTGTTGAATTGCCTAAAACTAACAGAATAGATGTGTACGGGATAACGGCTTTGAAGTAAATTCAAGGTCCCAAACCCTAAAGATCGATCGTGATTAGGTTAACTCCTATTAAAATTATTCCCGACTGAGCTTCTATCGTATCGGTTTTGACCCGAATCGAACGTTTATGGAAATGGGATGTAGTTCAATGTCAACTTTGACAATCTTCATCAATCAACATCAagctttgaagaagaagaagtcgaagcttccGTGTTGATCACGACGACTAGAACCATCCAtggaaactcgcaattccGGAAGCCCTctctctctacgctggacgtgggagtcacccggtggagggtaccgtaatgaaatggaccacatcatcgtcagcaAAAGTTCTGCCTgccggatgtcgctgttgtttTAGTTctaagttctatacgggatcggaccatcgcctcctccgagaaggaggcgatggtccgatcccgtatagaacttccttcacaagaagagaagagaaagccgccagcTTTAGAGAGGGaagtcccagaactatcattaactggggtctcttcgctacgctagccgggtTCTGGGAAGATTCCGCTATGGACAATCTGGACGAGGAATATGATcggcttgtagaacatcttcatgaCTACACGAGGAAGGCTCAGGGTTCTAAggccaccaagagacgccgtCTCCAGAAACTCTAGAGTTGATACGTCAGCGTGCAGCTGCACGAGAAGCAGACAACCAGGAACTCACGTCCAAGCTCGCAAGGGTTTGCAGGaaggcgataaaagaagaccacaaagagagaagagcagaagtgttggctgaagctgcagaggcgggacagAGCATTCGCTACCCCCGCCCGAACTTCGCAAATCGTAAAACAATAGCGactgactgctctccggacccCAGGTGGATCAACTACAGTCTCGAGGAGAGGGATGGAAAAGGTCatccacgacttctactcagctctcttcgacagccacgtccacttgccCTCTCACAATCTGaaggaagatggacatgtcattccaaaggtCCTCCCTTCCGAAGCCCGACATGTCAtaatgtcggtaagaaatcgtacggcactcggtcccgacagaataagaccagaataACTGAGGAGCCCTCcaccagtactcatcaacaccctggcgaggccttttacacgttacctgtcggaatgcaaggtttgGGCATCTAGACAGTGGacgaccagcaagaccgtgttgttgtatgaAAAGGAAGACCCACATGACATCGGAAACTATCGCCTAGTCCGCATACCTTCCGTCATCTACAcactcttcacaagagtgatccttaatgggattgaaaaaatcttggatgaaggactgCCATGCGAGACAGCagagtttcgaaaaggattcagcacgattgaccacattaaTTGCCTGAATTTCTCAAGAGTGATTTCTATGATTCTGCTAATTGTAGTCGAAACCATCATAAAGTGAAGGATATAATATGCAGGACGAAGAATCAAGCTCGCATCTACAGGTATTGATCAACGGTACAACATTGGTAAGTGCCTGTGGAAATGAGCCTACGTGTTTGACTTCAATGCAGAATGGTTCCAGGTTGCATCACTTTCAGTGACTTGGGCGGCGAGTCGATGTaacaagttagtgtttttcatCCCAAACAGGTtcagtaccaatttatctaccaCGGTTACTAAAACCATGACTGAGACTAGGGCAGTTTTGAAGCATCAATTATTCATTCACAGCCGAACCCCTTCccgactgcgccacaaccGCTCCTATCGCTTATGGATCTTGTGGGTAGGATCAAATTCGAGTATCCGCTTTCATCAATTATGAAGTACAAAGTCAAAAGTCATCGAGCCAATTTTAGACCTACGAAAACGATGATGAGGTTGAAATCTGAATCCTCCTACAGAACGTCCTCTAGGTCTAACTTTGTCAACAGTAGTATGAAACAACATACACGTCGGatccaaaattttgatttcatcAATACCACCGACAATATTTTTGCGTTACTTATCTTCCAAGCATTTTCTAagatattataaaaataaataaacggaTTTTAACGGTGCTTCCGTCTTTACGACGAACGACTTTGGACCATGTAAAGACAGCATTTGAAGGAGTTAAAGGGGGCTCCTCTTAATATCACAGCACAATTGTATGCTGATgatattaaaatttattgtaTCTACAGCTCTGAAAACCGATATGCAATGTGCTCCCAGTTACAGTCTACCGTGGATAGTGTTGTGTTGTTCTCTGGACATCCAAATGGGTCTAGCAATTAATCCTACGAAATATTGCGTTTTGCATCTTGGAAACGGCGTCTCTGCAAACTATATGATAAACGGGATACTATTAAAAAAGTGCGATACCACTAGGTATCTAGGAGTTTGGTTCAATtcttctatgaattttttcatgcACATTggttatattttaaaaagagcATTCACGGTCCTAATCACAATCCTTCGCAATATTCGCAGCAATGATCCCAAAATCCTTAGTTGTTATATAAAACTTTTGTTTACCTTTGGAATACTGCTCTCAGATCTGGAGTCCCTATGCCAAAAGATACATTGTTAAAATTGAGAAAGTCCAAAAAACCTTCACGAGGCTAGTTTTCATTAGAATTGGTTATGAGTACCAAAACACAACCAATAATGCTGATCGATTGAATGCATTAGCATTAAAACCTTTGTTTTATAGAAGAATAATTTCAGATTTAGCATTTTCCTTTCGAATTCTCCGAAACGAAACTAAACTGTCACCCAGTAAATACTGGGTGTTTAGACCTAGTAGTACCAGAATAGGGGGTGGGGGTAGGGGGGTTGGAATTTATAACAGAGACCTTGgcagaaaatttcaacaccTCTCTTACTCGTTCTTCGTTCTTACCGCCAAATGGTTCCGTCTTTTTCCCCTACACGTGCTTATGGCCGAAAACAACATGATTTTTAAACAAACGCTGAGTCAAACTGATTTAGTTTGACTTTTTAACCTCGAAATTCCTTAATTCCTCTTCGTTTTTCGGCTTCTCCCGATAGACAGTTCATCTCTTCATCTTCCTCAGTAACAATGTCAGTTCGTGTGGCATCCTCAGCAAGACCGCCTGCTTCCTGCTTTCGATTTTCTAGTCTTTCCTTCGATTTCGTCTTTATTTGACTATTCGGTgcctttttttcgtcttcggTGTTgtattttgctttattttactatttatgtAACTAGTAGCTtgaatctttcttcttttcaactttacgtttttcttctacttgcTTCTGCTTTCCTAGCAGGGATCAGTCTAATGCGTTCTAATGCGTAGTTGCTTTGATCTTTTGCTTTGAACCTTCTCTGCACTATTGTTATTCCCCTTTACTTCTATATTCTTCTATCTATGCCTATAATATTTGTGCTTCCTTTTCTACTCACCGGTTGAGCGGGGTGAGCCAGTATACCCGCTTGCCGAACTGCCGGTGTTGTACCTATTAATTCTTTATGAGGGCACCTTGCTGGCTGATGTGATTGGAAGCCA is part of the Necator americanus strain Aroian chromosome V, whole genome shotgun sequence genome and encodes:
- a CDS encoding hypothetical protein (NECATOR_CHRV.G19482.T1) — translated: MAAVVENVVKEDSNADAELDADLLMMDVSKVCLGEVPSDFISFILDKCGDFCISTNALNSYVFSIKSDGQKTFHLTLETLGRGFRIRGMLFATGATIGELIYNIRDSSLDVLSGVLGCHVYPRRLITKRILPSFQIYGEDCIVSKRLTHEDLDFRYSHANIIIDQKFINVILKENKRLNETNWQMHMYDELRVSYLAKELHLPVRIILGLIRARNEQYIIYDNNPGCDFSRFMEENADRFDCGVKIKICRALASVMSELFNADIYCGTVKMENFFVYYVDAVPCGQIQIVFAEGRDLTPVDQLRPVDSGDFTRMAPEVTWTRILTPEAGVFSMGLLLREVLEFGPRLSSKDPNFELVTRVEALIRKCMHSRPSERPSVHGIFIELDSIASFIKQTRHHFWQPV